A stretch of Arachis hypogaea cultivar Tifrunner chromosome 15, arahy.Tifrunner.gnm2.J5K5, whole genome shotgun sequence DNA encodes these proteins:
- the LOC112750648 gene encoding uncharacterized protein → MVAISLYRGNLHRVPDVPRRWLMPNPKISLKDFKTLVARRSKALSRLYGTTTPATATTANPNPNSDIDPIVTADNGPVEIQPEEPAKAATANNDDEGPSSKADEGDRKETEFAAGGGGGSPKKMAVDDGSDAFIDSKNVAPQPGDGGFPCTEKHTEPVTDNVHQLSEKEKRKKEVEDKLQVLNAKKHNLVLVLKQILNAEEELKRRSSMQAVGMRGPSAPLQVDGMNDTGSMTRLMAPRLGSEGNLVGDVEGGEADMHSRHMLRTSSMSPSSESPLRRTPTVQQNVVSHPTRATLAATGSSPSRFALSGHQGNQMNLPSVSVSGTYIASSPSPAASGGTSVFRDARQPSPWK, encoded by the exons atggtGGCAATTTCGCTTTACAGAGGGAATCTTCACCGAGTACCGGACGTGCCTCGTCGATGGTTAATGCCAAACCCCAAAATCTCCCTCAAAGACTTCAAAACCCTCGTAGCTCGTCGCTCCAAAGCCCTCTCTCGCCTTTACGGCACCACTACCCCCGCCACCGCAACCACcgcaaaccctaaccctaactctGATATCGATCCTATCGTTACAGCGGATAACGGTCCTGTGGAGATCCAACCTGAAGAACCCGCGAAGGCCGCCACCGCTAACAACGATGACGAAGGGCCTTCGAGCAAGGCCGATGAGGGAGATCGGAAAGAAACGGAATTCGCCGCAGGTGGCGGTGGTGGTTCCCCGAAGAAAATGGCTGTGGATGATGGATCTGATGCGTTCATCGACTCAAAGAATGTCGCACCTCAACCCGGAGATGGCGGTTTCCCTTGCACGGAAAAGCATACTGAGCCT GTAACTGACAATGTACACCAGCTGAGTGAAAAggagaaaaggaaaaaggaagtGGAGGATAAGTTGCAAGTTTTGAATGCGAAAAAACACAATCTGGTGCTAGTGTTGAAGCAG ATCTTGAATGCAGAGGAAGAGTTAAAGAGGCGAAGCAGTATGCAAGCGGTTGGGATGCGTGGCCCTTCTGCTCCACTTCAAGTAGATGGAATGAATGATACTGGTTCTATGACCAGGCTTATGGCACCAAGGCTGGGCTCTGAGGGAAATCTTGTTGGTGATGTGGAAGGCGGTGAGGCTGATATGCACTCTCGCCATATGCTTCGGACAAGTAGCATGTCACCATCTTCAGAGTCCCCACTTCGGAGAACCCCTACTGTTCAACAGAATGTG GTTTCGCACCCTACTCGGGCAACTTTGGCAGCCACTGGTAGTAGTCCATCACGTTTTGCTTTATCGGGACATCAGGGGAATCAAATGAACTTGCCTTCAGTGTCTGTCTCAGGAACTTATATTGCCTCATCCCCTTCACCAGCTGCATCTGGGGGCACTTCTGTTTTCAGAGATGCTCGGCAACCAAGTCCATGGAAGTAG